One Nymphaea colorata isolate Beijing-Zhang1983 chromosome 12, ASM883128v2, whole genome shotgun sequence genomic window, AATCTAGTGTCGCCAGTTTGGCTCATTTTGGTACATTTCCTCCATGGAGGGACCTTCTAACAATGAGTAGTCAATCAACCCAGAAGTAACCTCCCTTCTCCATGACCACCACTTTGTAGCCGGACTTTGCTAACAAGGCCGCGGCGACGCTGCCACCGCAACCCGAACCAACAACCACTGCATCACATTCTACTGTGTAGAGGTTCCTCCTGTGGTCTTCAGCAACTCTGAGGCCATGGTTACTGAGTCTCTGCAACAAACTGCTTCCATCCTTGGCAGAAGTGTCGACGACTCCTTTATCCAAAGGTCTCTCTCTGGTGGGCTCTCCCCTGTCTTGGGTTACGTCATAGCCGACGGTCGTCCAGAAACGATTCTTCATGTCTTCATCAACCTACACTTTGCAAAACCAATCAAGTTAAGTATTCTCGTGTACCCTTATCCATCCTTTCCATGAAAATCAAggccaaaaataaaaagaataacgTAAATGCTGCCTTGAATACCCATTTTCATCTGACATTGACACAGGACGGTTCCTTAGCCCGATAACTCTGCTTGTCTTCTTACTCTACATATTCTATGGAAGAAACGGTACATACAGAAAGCTAATAAATGAGGATTGGGAGCAAGGAGCAGGTACGACATTAATGTGTGACACCAGTAACAAACCGTAGAGAGGAGTGGTAAGGAGGCAGGGACGGAAAGGGCCCTGGCAGAGGCCatgcaaaaaattataatttaatgtaatataaaaaattttaaaagttataCTTTGGCTTTAGCTTGGTCGACgaacattttctattttaacttaatttgtttaaaacatgcctcaattttcttttattggacAATCCGTGTGAGATAAGCACGTCCCAGGCCCATCttctttttgcccttttctgattaaaaaaaatctttaggGAGAAGTTATCCTGGATAACTTCCGCTGAGTTTGACGGCCTGCTGGAAGTCATGGACATTCTTCATTTCAATATCCCATGAATCAAACACGTCCCACGGGTTTCTACCTGAGTAGAGAACAAAGTTCAGTTACATGGTATATGGCAAATGAGTTGGGATTGGGGCTGGGCCCTCTTTCACATCAAGACATAGACCTGTCACTTGCCATCACTGCTGAGCGCGGAATTTCACCCTccgtttttattgttttccagTTTTAGCTTTGCCTTCTGTTCCCCAAAGTTCTCATTGAAGCACCAGGATTACAAATTGGGTTGGGGCTAAGCCAGCTTATGTTCACCTTGTGTTAATACTTTGAAATGATTTGTAAGTAGGGCTGGCGCAAAGTCATGAGTCTGACAGTGACTCCAATTAATAAATATAATTGACATTGCGGGGATGCAATAAACACATCCAACTCACGTATGAACCTTTGCATCCTTTCCTGGCAGTATCATGCAGAAAAAGAGATATAATGCATATGTATGGTCGAGGTAGTACCACATAGGTGCGGCAATCTACTGACGAGAAGTCGAGAACTTGGACAAACCGAAAGGTTAGAAAGGTGCTCATAAATGCCCTTTTGGGTACTTTCTCAGCCATGAAATCTCTGCCAATAATGTTCTTAATAACAGTTCGGCTTAGTATTTTGCCCAATACTATGTGACCTTTAGAAATCAATATATTCAAAGAAAAGATTCTTGATATTCCCCGAATAATACCGTTTCACAGTTGGGGCACAGTCGCACAGAGCACTGCTTCACAATTACAAACTGATACAAAAACATATTGAATTACTATTAACTGCTAAAAGTATCAACTGAAGCAGCAAGCAGATATAGGATACAAGCATTGTCATTCGGTGTATGTGCATATGTACATAAACGAACTATGACAAAAACCGCCAAGAAGCTGGTTGATCTCTAGAAATAAGAAGCACCCTTGATGCGGCATAGTCAAAGGAGGGGCAGTATAAAGTATCAGAGCCAATCACCTCTCTGACTTCTGTTACATTCGAAAAACCACTGTGGACAAACTGCATCCCTTCATCCTTGAGAACATCAAAAACAAATAATCCGCAACCAGAAGCAGCCATGACAAGGTCAGATGATCCCCAAACTTGCGTCAAAGATGAGTGTTCGTTGTGATAACTGGCATCTGGTAATGAATAAGTGCTTACCAGTCTTCCTTTGCGCAACGAGAAATGCTGAATTGTTGGAGAACTATGCTCTTTTAAGGTCAACCTTCCACTGACAGAGCCTAGAAAAACAGAGTCTCCACGAGCAAAAAGTGACTGCCCATTTACGCCAGGTTTAGGTATCCTAAGACCTATACCAGATGGGATACGGAAATCAAAAACATTAAGATTTTCCGAGGTGCAAAATACACCATCATTTCCTTCTGCTTCTGAAGAGCTAACCCTGGACAGAGAACAGAGAGATCTTTTCAGCACATTCCTTTACGTTATTTCACAGCATTTACATGCTCAATGGACAATATTTCTGAGTCTTGAATATATTTAGATGAGCACATACAAGAACATGAAGACATGTCTTCTTCTGTGCAAGCAGGCATATCGTCCGTGCAAGAGaaagacagggagagagagtttTCATAGTTCTTCACATAagatacaaataaagaaaaagagacgcAAGGGAAACAGTCACTCAGAGTTAGAAGTCATATAACAGAGTGCAACCAACAACAATTAAACACTCCATCAGGAAATTACCTAGCCTGAGACCTGAATTCTGGGAGTCAGGCCACAGAATTACCTCCTTCaattaaaacgaaaaaaaaacaccataCTGTTGCCAAGGAAATATTCAGCCTATAGAAGTCATCATTTAGGAAAGATTCACTGGCCCAGTCCTTTTGAGTGATCTTAAGGGCATGTTTGTCCCCCTTAAATTCATGCTGCATGAGGTTTACTGTCTGAAAAAACAGTGGATTTCTGGTTATCACAGATCCGAGGTTAACAAATATGCTTTGTGTTGCTTTCAACACATGAACCAGTCAAGGAAAACACATAATATAACCCATATCAGTCAGGTCAGAAGTCAGGTTTCTAGTGCACGCATTATGTAGTTGCAGTAAGAAGATAGCAAGTACATGCTACTTACAACATGCAAGTTTTATTAGATACACTCAAATTTGACACTTAAATTACCTCCCACTTTGtgtttcaaaatgaaaaagcttTCATCATGTATGAGTTCCTTGGAATCTAGAGAAAGCTTGATGGTCACAACTTCAATTTTCGATTTGAAGGACAGAGATAGGCCCTAATACAAAGAAAGATGGAAGCTCTATGTTGTGTGAAAGGaaacttaaattttaattttttcattttacatacGTAACAATGCCTTGTATGATAACCCTACGACTCAGCCTTAAGAAATTTGTGTAGTTCCTAGgttagaaaaagaagaaaaaccttTTTGTCACTCCTTTTTATGTTCTTAAAGTGTGATGTAAGTTACACCTCGCTTGTCATAGTGATTCCTTAAGATACAGTATGGCATATCATTTTCCACTGTAGTTACGTTACATAATGTAATATATTGACCAATACATTAAGTTAACAACATTCCATTAAGCCTTTCTTTCACATATTAGCCAATCTAGAATTCATCAGATTATTTTCACAACACAAATCcaattgaaggaaaagaaaaaaggttggCACTTCGTCCATGCTAAATTCCTCTGTATAGTACTTTGAACTTTTGGAGTGGTATGGCAGAACATTAGCAACATATCTCATACTAGGTGTGGGCACTAAGTTGAGGATAATTGCTTGATGCAAAATACAAGAACAAGTTTCAATTAAAACCCACACGACTTCTAACTCATTGAAGCAACAAtcaagaaagaacaaataaaCTGGGTAGAACCAGCACAGTTACCCCAGTAGAGAACACAGTGTGCAGATGTGGAAATTAATTTTAGGACCTTAAAGGGACAAAGAAAAAAGCTGCTAAATTTCACTGTGAAGAGGAAGGGGACTTTTTCTTTATTGGCCAAGAGAGATGACACTTTTCAATTGACAAAGTTAAAACACAAAACCATGATGTAGTAACTTAACATGAATAAtgaagggaaacaaaaaaaaaattcatgtacAACATGcagttgaaaaattaaaatttgtccCACTAGAGAAAGGACAAAAGGGTGGAGAGGAAGGGGAATGCAGCCAACCTCTGGCGAACACCACCACCAAATTCAGCATCAGTGTTATGAATATGAAGAGCAGAAACCCTTTTATAGCAAGAAATAGATGATAGAACACGAGGATTTAATGATGAAACGTCCCATAGGCTGATTGCTTCACTTTCTGCAACAACcaccttttctttatttctccACTGCAATGGGCTAGAGAAGTCCATGGTTGCTACAGGAGTTTGTGTTTCCCATCTCATCACAAGGTCACTATCACGGATATCATATACACTGACATTCTTCTGAGAAGTGGCAGTTGAAACAATAAGAGGCCCGCATGGTTTGTACCACCACTGATGGTTTTCAGGTGCCCCAATTGTGGAAAGAACATTTCTTCTCCTTTGGGAATTTCTGTGTGACAGAGAAGAAAGAGCCAACGGACATCTGCCCTCTGTATGAAAGGCCCGAACTTCTTTTGAATAAAAATCCCATGAGCAAAATCCTGAATCCAACACATTCCCAGCTGATGCAGCCACCACATATTTTGCAGCGCATCCATCTGGACCAGCCGCACGAATCAACCATATATCCCGCCACAAGTTAGGAGAAACTTGAACGGGAGGTACATATTCAGATTTCTCCTATAATGTTTAGAAGTAGCATTAAATCAAAGATAAATAGTATTGGGAACATACAAGAGCTATGGTACTCCACTCATTTTTagacatataaaaaataatacagATATCTGCGATTCTGCTTCATGATACCTTATCTTTCTGAATTGGCAGTTTATGTTATGGTGTTTCTAACATATGAAAACGAACAAATCGAGCATGAAATTTCTTAAACAAAACCACCTATCGAGTTGTATGGAAATAGAGCAGAAGAAAGGTCATGTATCATACCTCGCAGTGTACAAGATCATTGAAGGTACATGAACCATCAGCATGAGCAAGCAATGCTGATTCACCCTCTGAGACAAACCATCCACCAGTTGAGGGTTTTACCCCAATCTCAATCAACTGATTAGCACAAGAATCGTCAGGACCTTGACTCACTGAAACAGACCGATTTTCCTGATCACTGAGCTGCAGTTTTTCATCGCATGAGAGTTTCAACTCGCCCTTCCCTTCAACAAGCCCCTTTGGTAGATGGGGAGCATCAGAGGATTGCTTCTGGCTGTCTTCATTATTGGATGATGATTCCATTTCATGGATAGAGCAAAGGCTAAGCTTCGCAATTGCATCGTTCACAATTGTTTGAGTTTCATTTGCATGAGCTAAGGAAGCCAGAAACTCAAGGGCGATGGGATTTTCTTCAACTGGACTCGCAACGCCATCTCCATGTGCGAAAAAATGATCGGACTGTGTAAAGCTAGACGTAGCATTTCCAACTTCAAGCTCGTTCGGCAATAGTATATTGGTCAATGGTGGACGATTTCTCAGCAGCTTATGATGAGGAAACAGCCTTGCTTCCAGTTCCTCTTTACTCAAACACTTGATGGATTGTTTGGAAGGACCACCTATCTGCTCATTAGGAAGGGCTTCGTTCGTTGATTTAGTTGTTAACGTAGTTCTCGAACACTTCGTAGACTCCTCCGATCGATTCACCTCTCCTTGGATGCCCATTTCGTTCTCCTTAATTGATGGCTCGAGCTTCGGTAATCCCAATTTTCCTTTGTCATCCATTATGCATCCCACAGCCCTTTCAATTCCGCAAATCTTCCCCTGGATGTCCAGAATAAGAGATTTTGAGCCATCTGGGTTATTTGAATCCAGCATCTCTCTAGTCCGCTTGATTTCTGATGCAATGGACTTGACTCTCCCTTCCAGGGAGGCCAGCTTCTCGCGAAGCTTACTCGGAATCTTGCCTAAAGCCGAGTCATCGATTTTTTGTCTTGCCCCCAACGAGCATTTCGAGATCAGATGAACTTCTTTCTCACTATTTTTCGCGATGGCGTCGCCGTTTGGGTCTGTCAACTCCTTCCCCAAACGGCAAGCTAAACTATCTTTCGCATTCAGAAGCAAGTCCAACTCGGACTTCAGATCCCCAGAAGCTTTATCAACGCTTGGGTTCTCCAGCCCGGCCTCACATGCATTTTCAGAAGTTCTGCAGGAAGCATCAGCAAGCTCTTTCGGTGCCAGATTCCCGCCCTTAACATTGCTTAAAGTGCAATTGACATTAtttgaatcattttctttctcagaAGACTCTATCAATATAGAAATATCTTCATTCTTGTGTTTCTCTGAATCAACATCAGAAAGTTTGTACTCTTCTTTACCTTCCCTTGAAACCTTAAGGTCTACCGTGGAATCTTGCAAGTTCAAGGAACCCAAATTATCTTCATTGCCAAGACCTGCAGAATGAGGTAACT contains:
- the LOC116265880 gene encoding KIN14B-interacting protein At4g14310; its protein translation is MSSSTRRYKERGGGGGKVVAEVLPPPSMPKARKVPSEYSSKENLPRSKPAGKPIPPRAAPRGSGQMPLVQRPPRISNTDSCGESAKNVRWSTSSLPKGKSSDLSEFARFLSDLRRDRLARASKSEAPETGLDLVKKVSELPHSAGLGNEDNLGSLNLQDSTVDLKVSREGKEEYKLSDVDSEKHKNEDISILIESSEKENDSNNVNCTLSNVKGGNLAPKELADASCRTSENACEAGLENPSVDKASGDLKSELDLLLNAKDSLACRLGKELTDPNGDAIAKNSEKEVHLISKCSLGARQKIDDSALGKIPSKLREKLASLEGRVKSIASEIKRTREMLDSNNPDGSKSLILDIQGKICGIERAVGCIMDDKGKLGLPKLEPSIKENEMGIQGEVNRSEESTKCSRTTLTTKSTNEALPNEQIGGPSKQSIKCLSKEELEARLFPHHKLLRNRPPLTNILLPNELEVGNATSSFTQSDHFFAHGDGVASPVEENPIALEFLASLAHANETQTIVNDAIAKLSLCSIHEMESSSNNEDSQKQSSDAPHLPKGLVEGKGELKLSCDEKLQLSDQENRSVSVSQGPDDSCANQLIEIGVKPSTGGWFVSEGESALLAHADGSCTFNDLVHCEEKSEYVPPVQVSPNLWRDIWLIRAAGPDGCAAKYVVAASAGNVLDSGFCSWDFYSKEVRAFHTEGRCPLALSSLSHRNSQRRRNVLSTIGAPENHQWWYKPCGPLIVSTATSQKNVSVYDIRDSDLVMRWETQTPVATMDFSSPLQWRNKEKVVVAESEAISLWDVSSLNPRVLSSISCYKRVSALHIHNTDAEFGGGVRQRVSSSEAEGNDGVFCTSENLNVFDFRIPSGIGLRIPKPGVNGQSLFARGDSVFLGSVSGRLTLKEHSSPTIQHFSLRKGRLVSTYSLPDASYHNEHSSLTQVWGSSDLVMAASGCGLFVFDVLKDEGMQFVHSGFSNVTEVREVIGSDTLYCPSFDYAASRVLLISRDQPASWRFLS
- the LOC126410633 gene encoding long-chain-alcohol oxidase FAO1-like, whose translation is MKNRFWTTVGYDVTQDRGEPTRERPLDKGVVDTSAKDGSSLLQRLSNHGLRVAEDHRRNLYTVECDAVVVGSGCGGSVAAALLAKSGYKVVVMEKGGYFWVD